The proteins below come from a single Papaver somniferum cultivar HN1 chromosome 11, ASM357369v1, whole genome shotgun sequence genomic window:
- the LOC113321043 gene encoding serine/threonine-protein phosphatase PP1-like — MEESSSDEKNSSMDESLLDDIIQRLLNVKNGRTPRRCYLTESEIQQLCRNSTSIFLNQPNLLELKPPIKVCGDIHGQYSDLLRLFECAGPPPETNYLFLGDYVDRGEHSIETICLLLAYKIKYKNKFFLLRGNHESASINRIYGFYDECKRRFNVRLWKIFCDCFNCLPVAALIDGKIFCMHGGLSPHLKNFEQIRDISRPVDIPDEGLLCDLLWADPDKDFDGWGENDRGVSCTFGSDKITEFLEEHDLDLICRAHQVVEDGYEFFADRQLVTIFSAPNYCGEFDNAGAVMSVDADLTCAFQILQPSDKRMKIGFRNKKSIPGTPPKKSRKERLMEEEPTS; from the exons ATGGAAGAAAGTTCTTCTGATGAGAAGAACTCAAGTATGGATGAGTCCTTATTAGATGATATCATACAAAGATTACTAAATGTTAAGAATGGAAGAACACCCAGAAGATGTTATCTTACCGAATCAGAAATTCAACAGCTTTGTAGAAATTCAACATCTATCTTCCTCAATCAGCCAAATCTTCTTGAGCTTAAACCTCCAATTAAAGTTTGTG GTGATATTCACGGCCAGTATTCTGATCTTCTCCGTCTTTTTGAATGTGCTGGACCACCTCCTGAGACGAACTACTTGTTCCTGGGTGACTATGTTGACCGAGGTGAGCACAGCATAGAGACAATTTGCCTTCTTCTCGCCTACAAAATCAAGTATAAGAATAAATTTTTCTTACTCAGAGGCAATCACGAGTCTGCTTCTATTAACCGTATATATGGATTCTATGATGAGTGTAAAAGGAGATTTAATGTCCGTCTTTGGAAGATTTTTTGTGACTGCTTTAACTGCCTACCAGTAGCTGCTTTAATTGATGGAAAGATCTTCTGCATGCACGGTGGATTGTCTCCTCACTTGAAGAATTTTGAACAGATAAGGGATATATCTCGTCCGGTGGATATACCGGATGAGGGACTTCTCTGTGATCTACTCTGGGCTGATCCTGATAAGGACTTCGATGGTTGGGGGGAGAATGACAGAGGTGTTTCCTGTACATTCGGGTCTGATAAGATTACTGAATTTCTTGAAGAGCATGACCTTGACCTGATTTGCCGAGCTCACCAG GTTGTGGAAGATGGGTATGAATTCTTTGCAGATCGACAATTGGTTACCATATTCTCTGCTCCAAATTATTGTGGGGAGTTTGACAATGCTGGTGCGGTGATGAGTGTGGATGCAGATTTGACTTGCGCATTCCAGATCCTTCAACCTTCTGATAAGAGAATGAAAATTGGATTCCGTAACAAGAAGTCAATACCTGGAACACCACCAAAGAAG AGTAGAAAGGAACGACTAATGGAAGAAGAACCAACTTCATAA